One Natrarchaeobaculum sulfurireducens genomic window carries:
- a CDS encoding winged helix-turn-helix transcriptional regulator gives MLSNKWGPVVVVVLLDGGSLRFSELEGRIPGISPNMLTKTLESLSTDGLVTRSVISESPLTVTYELTEAGYELQPVFDSLTTWADEHVDSVRPTTVLGDRDHRLVELYRSWLSDQFDVVTVTGPEQLQHNLADAPDVAIFDISLWNNAPTTLIAHSHTTTRRIALVGDRPEPSLCTWPCDDVLRKPLVKSELLTAVTQQLDQFDQPEAERERDGIEARLALLESIYSRPVLEQDATVSRLYDRLESLDKRA, from the coding sequence ATGCTCTCTAACAAATGGGGGCCGGTTGTCGTCGTCGTCCTCCTGGACGGGGGGTCGCTTCGATTTAGCGAACTCGAGGGACGAATCCCCGGAATCTCACCGAACATGCTCACAAAGACGCTCGAGTCGCTCTCTACGGATGGACTCGTCACTCGGAGTGTAATCAGCGAATCACCACTCACAGTCACGTACGAACTGACCGAGGCTGGATATGAGTTACAACCAGTGTTCGACTCGCTGACGACGTGGGCCGACGAACACGTCGATTCCGTCCGACCGACGACCGTCCTGGGTGACCGTGACCATCGACTCGTCGAACTCTATCGCAGCTGGTTGTCCGATCAGTTCGATGTTGTCACAGTAACCGGTCCGGAACAGCTTCAGCACAATCTTGCTGACGCGCCGGACGTCGCTATTTTCGATATCAGCCTCTGGAATAACGCCCCAACCACGCTCATCGCACACAGTCACACCACAACTCGCCGGATCGCGCTCGTCGGTGATCGACCCGAACCGTCGCTCTGTACGTGGCCGTGTGACGACGTGCTACGGAAACCACTCGTAAAGTCGGAGCTTCTAACCGCCGTTACCCAGCAACTCGATCAGTTCGACCAACCCGAAGCGGAGCGTGAACGCGACGGGATCGAAGCCAGACTCGCGTTGTTGGAGTCCATCTACTCGAGGCCGGTTTTAGAACAAGATGCGACGGTCTCGAGGCTGTACGACAGACTGGAGTCGTTGGACAAACGGGCTTAG